A genomic region of Methanomassiliicoccus sp. contains the following coding sequences:
- the glnA gene encoding type I glutamate--ammonia ligase, protein MYETFEEAQEFIKANNIKMIDFKMIDLDGRWRHLTIPASKFKESIFQFGIGFDGSNYGYAPVEKSDMVFIPDISSMAVDPFAENPTVSMIGDVMVIGKENKPFDQYPRNIAKAAERYMKEQGIADVMIIGPEFEFNIFDNVSYEVKSHCISCRADTMQAEWNSGKATSENNGYQVSQKGGYHIDVPKDITFNLRSKMCILLEDWGVPVKYHHHEVGGSGQLEIEVELGKMSTMADNTMIIKYVVKNCAASEGKTATFMPKPIYNEAGNGMHVHMLLMKEGKPIFYDADGYSGLSKTAHYFIGGLLKHIASLCALTNPSTNSYKRLIPGFEAPVTIGYATANRSAVIRIPAYAKSPETKRFELRNPDATCNPYFAYSAILMAGLDGILNKIDPADHYWGPFDFNLYNLSKEDKEKIQGLPRTLTEALDALEKDHDYLTKGGVFPQELLLHWIKKKRKEAEEIERVPHPAEYMRYYDL, encoded by the coding sequence ATGTACGAGACCTTCGAAGAAGCGCAGGAATTCATAAAGGCCAACAATATTAAGATGATCGACTTCAAGATGATTGATCTGGACGGCAGATGGCGTCATCTTACGATCCCTGCTTCCAAGTTCAAGGAATCGATCTTTCAGTTCGGGATCGGTTTCGATGGTTCAAACTATGGCTATGCTCCGGTGGAGAAGAGCGACATGGTATTCATCCCCGACATCTCCTCGATGGCCGTGGATCCGTTCGCCGAGAACCCCACCGTAAGCATGATCGGAGATGTTATGGTCATAGGGAAGGAGAACAAGCCCTTCGACCAGTACCCACGCAACATCGCCAAGGCAGCCGAGAGGTACATGAAAGAACAGGGTATCGCCGATGTGATGATCATTGGACCCGAGTTCGAGTTCAACATTTTTGACAACGTCTCCTACGAGGTAAAGTCCCACTGCATAAGCTGCCGCGCAGACACCATGCAGGCAGAATGGAACAGCGGGAAAGCAACATCGGAAAACAATGGTTATCAGGTGAGCCAGAAGGGAGGTTACCACATTGATGTTCCCAAGGACATCACCTTCAACCTACGCAGCAAGATGTGCATCCTCCTGGAGGATTGGGGCGTACCCGTTAAGTATCATCATCACGAGGTCGGTGGATCGGGCCAGCTGGAAATTGAGGTGGAGCTTGGCAAGATGAGCACAATGGCCGACAACACCATGATCATAAAGTATGTCGTGAAGAACTGCGCTGCTTCAGAGGGAAAGACGGCGACTTTCATGCCCAAGCCCATTTACAACGAGGCGGGCAACGGCATGCATGTCCACATGCTGCTGATGAAGGAGGGCAAGCCCATCTTCTATGACGCGGACGGCTACTCTGGCCTGAGCAAGACCGCACATTACTTCATTGGAGGGTTGCTGAAGCATATCGCCTCCCTCTGCGCCCTTACGAACCCTTCGACCAATTCCTACAAGCGGTTGATACCTGGCTTCGAAGCCCCGGTGACTATCGGGTACGCAACTGCCAACCGGAGCGCGGTCATCAGGATCCCGGCATACGCAAAATCACCCGAGACCAAGCGCTTCGAGTTGAGGAACCCCGATGCCACCTGCAATCCGTATTTCGCCTACTCCGCCATTCTCATGGCCGGTCTCGACGGGATATTGAACAAGATAGATCCGGCCGACCATTACTGGGGACCGTTCGATTTCAACCTCTACAACCTGAGCAAGGAGGATAAGGAAAAGATTCAGGGCCTTCCGAGAACGCTAACTGAAGCCCTCGACGCCCTGGAAAAGGATCACGACTATCTCACCAAGGGCGGGGTGTTCCCTCAGGAGCTGCTGCTTCACTGGATCAAGAAGAAGCGCAAGGAGGCGGAAGAGATCGAACGTGTACCCCATCCTGCGGAATACATGAGATACTACGACCTGTAA
- a CDS encoding DUF169 domain-containing protein — protein MVDYEACSKKMVEILGLKNEPVAIKLIKKGEPLPEGVPEPEKNLRHCQSIMKARKGECLLMPQNKHACPVGASALGLMPTPEKVASGQFHFALGMFANEEAAKHTIEVRPSLEPGSLEATLVCPLSKVKYEPDVIVVVGTPEQLYWLMPAASTYDKGGRITIQTASFQASCVDSTVLPYTTGVPNLSMGCYGCRRSTDIAPEEMMLGFKADQLPHIVEVLEKLQEKAIPSCRQGQAK, from the coding sequence ATGGTCGACTATGAAGCATGCTCTAAGAAGATGGTGGAGATATTGGGCCTGAAGAACGAACCGGTGGCGATCAAGCTGATTAAGAAGGGAGAGCCCCTGCCGGAAGGGGTCCCCGAACCGGAGAAGAACCTGCGGCATTGCCAATCGATCATGAAGGCCCGGAAGGGGGAGTGCTTGCTCATGCCTCAGAACAAGCACGCCTGCCCGGTGGGCGCTTCCGCCCTGGGCCTCATGCCTACGCCTGAAAAGGTTGCTTCAGGGCAGTTCCACTTCGCCCTGGGCATGTTCGCCAACGAAGAAGCGGCCAAGCACACCATCGAAGTTAGGCCATCCCTGGAACCTGGGAGCTTGGAGGCCACCCTTGTGTGCCCCCTCAGCAAGGTCAAGTACGAGCCGGACGTCATCGTGGTCGTGGGGACCCCCGAGCAGCTATACTGGCTGATGCCGGCGGCATCAACGTACGATAAGGGCGGCCGGATCACCATCCAAACGGCATCGTTCCAGGCGAGCTGCGTGGACTCCACCGTCCTTCCTTACACCACGGGCGTTCCCAATCTGTCCATGGGATGCTACGGCTGCCGCAGGTCCACGGACATCGCCCCCGAGGAGATGATGCTGGGTTTCAAGGCAGATCAGCTGCCACACATAGTCGAGGTGCTGGAGAAACTGCAGGAAAAGGCCATACCTTCCTGCCGGCAGGGGCAGGCGAAATAA
- a CDS encoding pyruvate synthase produces the protein MEIRWHGRGGQGVVTANEILAGAALEEGKYMKAFPEFGPERMGAPIRAFARVSDEPVKVHSQVYFPDYVVVLDPTLIGNVNMLEGMRPDGALIANYPDGKDNLRRALATDLDVHAVNATKIAMETVGKPLANTAMLGALVKISNVVDLESVKKELRTKLGAKLPAKVVDKNVLSVERAYEEVD, from the coding sequence TTGGAGATCAGATGGCACGGCAGGGGTGGCCAAGGGGTCGTCACCGCCAACGAGATCCTGGCCGGCGCCGCTCTGGAAGAGGGCAAGTACATGAAAGCGTTCCCGGAGTTCGGTCCGGAGAGGATGGGTGCACCCATAAGGGCTTTCGCCCGTGTGTCCGATGAGCCGGTCAAGGTTCATAGTCAGGTCTACTTCCCTGACTATGTGGTCGTTCTGGACCCTACCCTCATCGGCAACGTGAACATGTTGGAAGGCATGAGGCCGGATGGCGCTCTCATCGCCAACTATCCTGATGGCAAGGACAACCTGCGCCGGGCCCTGGCCACGGACCTCGACGTTCATGCCGTGAACGCCACCAAGATCGCCATGGAGACCGTGGGTAAGCCGCTTGCCAACACTGCGATGCTGGGAGCGCTCGTGAAGATCTCTAACGTGGTCGACCTGGAGAGCGTCAAGAAGGAGCTCCGCACCAAGCTGGGCGCGAAGCTGCCGGCCAAGGTCGTGGACAAGAACGTCCTCAGCGTCGAACGGGCGTACGAGGAGGTGGACTGA
- a CDS encoding HypC/HybG/HupF family hydrogenase formation chaperone, whose protein sequence is MCLAVPGKVTSIDGNQADVDFGGVVRKVNVSLVEALVGEWVVVHAGFAIEKMDEEEAKETLELWNELLDQEEEL, encoded by the coding sequence ATGTGCTTAGCTGTACCCGGTAAGGTAACGTCCATTGATGGCAACCAGGCCGATGTGGACTTTGGCGGAGTGGTCAGAAAGGTCAACGTCTCCCTGGTGGAAGCGCTCGTGGGGGAATGGGTCGTTGTCCATGCTGGTTTTGCCATCGAGAAAATGGATGAGGAAGAGGCCAAGGAGACGCTGGAGCTGTGGAACGAACTCCTTGACCAAGAGGAAGAACTGTAG
- a CDS encoding nascent polypeptide-associated complex protein, with product MMPGMRGVNPRQMKQAMKRMGITTEDLQGVEEVIIRTQDKEYVIREAAVTVMEVQGQKTFQVIGEATVSPRSAAPASKPAEASLPEEDIELVMGQTGCSREQATKALKESGGQPAEAILNIMSS from the coding sequence ATGATGCCAGGGATGAGGGGTGTTAATCCCCGCCAGATGAAGCAGGCTATGAAGCGGATGGGCATCACCACTGAGGATCTCCAGGGAGTGGAGGAGGTCATAATCCGCACTCAAGATAAGGAGTATGTCATCCGGGAAGCTGCCGTCACCGTCATGGAAGTGCAGGGGCAGAAGACCTTTCAGGTGATAGGGGAGGCCACTGTATCGCCGAGATCTGCCGCGCCCGCCAGCAAACCCGCGGAGGCATCCCTACCGGAAGAGGATATTGAGCTGGTCATGGGGCAGACCGGATGCTCCAGGGAGCAGGCAACAAAGGCCCTTAAGGAGAGCGGCGGCCAACCGGCCGAGGCGATCCTGAACATAATGTCATCGTGA
- the aspS gene encoding aspartate--tRNA ligase: MMRTHTCGELRADHLGNDVQLAGWIRFSRDHGGVLFFDLADAYGTTQVVFDPEAMSKKDDRESLERMLKSFGRESVISVAGKVRNRVPGTEDARNPTGQLEVLIEEASLLNSSRPLPFEVADQKGSLLPSEDLRLRYRFLDLRRTQMANNLRFRHRLVAAARRALDAEDFVEVETPMLCRQTPEGARDFIVPSRIFPSTFYALPQSPQLYKQMLMVGGLDKYYQVARCFRDEDSRSDRQPEFTQLDVEMSFVEDHDVQALIEKVLANVWKSVYGKELVTPFPRITFYDAMHSYGTDAPDIRYGLKLQDVTDIVKAASYEIFQRILSKGGRVECMNVKAELMATTSNDETAVGRNEVDRLIEWAKAQGMGGLTWMRMTKDGLQSNIVKYFPKAVTEELETKMGAEEGDLLLFLAGSEIAALKAGGELRRKLAKDLHLLDGKDHQFVWLVGCPLFQKDSVSGQLEAFHHAFVKPVNGDIKDGEDVMCICGMSYDLVLDGSEIGSGSVRCHDPDVQRKVFKMLGMSDEKITTDFGFFLEALGYGAPPHGGIAIGIDRLTAILLGCETIREVIAFPKNKKFQCLMDGSPAKVEEAKLSELSLLCLAGDEDVEE, from the coding sequence ATGATGAGGACACACACCTGCGGAGAGCTTAGGGCCGATCACCTGGGCAACGATGTACAGCTGGCCGGCTGGATAAGGTTCTCCCGAGACCATGGCGGAGTTCTCTTCTTTGATCTGGCGGATGCATATGGGACCACGCAAGTGGTCTTCGATCCCGAGGCCATGTCGAAGAAGGACGACCGCGAGAGCCTGGAAAGGATGCTTAAGTCCTTCGGCCGAGAGTCTGTAATCTCGGTCGCCGGGAAGGTCAGGAATCGTGTCCCCGGCACCGAGGATGCCCGCAACCCCACTGGCCAGTTGGAGGTCCTGATAGAGGAAGCATCGCTCCTGAACTCGTCCCGACCCCTCCCCTTCGAGGTGGCGGACCAGAAGGGTTCGCTCCTTCCCTCAGAGGACCTTCGCCTCCGTTACCGCTTCCTGGACCTGAGGCGGACCCAGATGGCCAACAACCTCCGCTTCCGCCACCGTTTGGTGGCTGCGGCCAGGAGGGCTTTGGACGCTGAGGACTTCGTGGAGGTAGAGACCCCCATGCTGTGCCGCCAGACGCCCGAGGGCGCGAGGGACTTCATCGTCCCATCTAGGATATTCCCCAGCACCTTCTACGCCCTACCTCAGTCTCCCCAGTTATACAAGCAGATGTTGATGGTAGGAGGGCTCGACAAGTACTATCAGGTGGCACGCTGCTTCCGCGATGAGGACTCCCGCTCCGACCGGCAGCCGGAGTTCACGCAGCTCGATGTGGAGATGTCCTTCGTGGAGGACCATGACGTCCAGGCGTTGATCGAGAAAGTGCTTGCCAACGTTTGGAAATCGGTGTACGGCAAGGAACTGGTGACCCCGTTCCCACGCATCACCTTCTATGATGCCATGCACAGCTACGGGACCGATGCTCCTGATATACGCTACGGTCTCAAGCTCCAGGACGTCACTGATATCGTCAAGGCCGCGAGCTATGAGATATTCCAGCGGATCCTCTCGAAGGGCGGGAGGGTCGAGTGCATGAACGTCAAGGCCGAGCTCATGGCCACCACCTCCAACGACGAGACCGCGGTGGGACGGAACGAGGTCGACCGCCTCATAGAGTGGGCGAAGGCCCAAGGCATGGGCGGACTGACCTGGATGCGCATGACCAAGGATGGGCTGCAGAGCAACATAGTCAAGTACTTCCCCAAGGCGGTCACCGAAGAGCTCGAGACCAAGATGGGCGCGGAAGAGGGAGACCTCTTGCTGTTCCTGGCCGGTTCCGAGATTGCTGCGCTCAAGGCGGGAGGGGAGCTGAGGCGCAAGCTCGCCAAGGACCTCCACCTCCTCGATGGCAAGGACCATCAGTTCGTATGGCTGGTCGGCTGCCCCTTGTTCCAGAAGGACAGCGTGAGCGGTCAGCTGGAAGCGTTCCACCATGCCTTCGTAAAGCCGGTGAACGGTGACATCAAGGACGGGGAGGATGTCATGTGCATCTGCGGTATGAGCTATGATCTGGTCCTCGACGGGTCGGAGATAGGCTCGGGTTCCGTGAGATGCCACGACCCTGATGTCCAGAGGAAGGTGTTCAAGATGCTGGGCATGTCCGATGAGAAGATCACGACAGACTTCGGCTTCTTCCTGGAGGCGTTGGGGTACGGAGCTCCGCCCCATGGGGGCATCGCCATAGGCATCGATCGCCTGACGGCCATCCTTCTGGGCTGCGAAACCATCCGAGAGGTCATCGCCTTCCCCAAGAACAAAAAGTTCCAATGCCTGATGGACGGTTCCCCCGCCAAGGTGGAGGAGGCAAAGCTCTCTGAGCTATCCCTCCTGTGCCTGGCAGGGGACGAGGACGTCGAGGAGTGA
- a CDS encoding pyruvate ferredoxin oxidoreductase (catalyzes the formation of acetyl-CoA from pyruvate and coenzyme A), whose product MISIKEMADIPVKLTEGHRLCAGCAEPIIAKQVLLGTDKPVVVSNATGCFEVSTSGYPYNAWNVPWIHSAFENAAATISGVESAYRVLKRKGKIKDDIRFVTFAGDGATYDIGFQALSGAIERGHQFLFVCFNNEAYMNTGIQRSSATSLGAATTTCPSGSCIPGKRELPKDITKIIAAHDIPFAAQASPHNWKDLIEKSAKGFEANGPAFLNVISPCPRGWRHESAMTIEIAKLAVETCMWPLYEFENGKWKLTGETKRIAEGTKEKRPIQDWIKSQGRFKHLLDPQWKTVADTVQENVDKKWEELMKLSKQ is encoded by the coding sequence ATGATATCGATAAAGGAGATGGCGGACATTCCGGTCAAGCTCACCGAAGGTCACCGCCTGTGCGCAGGCTGCGCCGAACCTATCATCGCTAAGCAGGTCCTTCTGGGGACCGATAAGCCAGTGGTCGTTTCCAATGCCACGGGATGTTTCGAAGTCTCCACCTCTGGCTATCCCTACAACGCATGGAACGTGCCATGGATCCACAGCGCTTTCGAGAACGCGGCGGCCACAATATCCGGCGTCGAGTCAGCGTACCGTGTCCTGAAGCGTAAAGGCAAGATAAAGGACGATATCCGCTTTGTGACCTTTGCCGGCGATGGGGCCACCTATGACATCGGGTTCCAGGCCCTTTCAGGAGCCATAGAGCGGGGCCACCAGTTCCTGTTCGTGTGCTTCAACAATGAGGCCTACATGAACACTGGTATCCAGAGAAGCAGTGCTACCAGCCTGGGTGCGGCCACCACCACCTGTCCTTCCGGTTCCTGTATCCCTGGAAAGAGGGAACTACCCAAGGACATCACCAAGATCATCGCCGCCCACGACATACCATTTGCGGCCCAGGCCTCCCCTCATAACTGGAAGGACCTGATAGAGAAGTCCGCCAAGGGCTTCGAGGCCAACGGTCCGGCCTTCCTGAACGTGATCTCGCCCTGCCCCCGCGGATGGAGGCATGAATCCGCAATGACCATTGAGATCGCCAAGCTAGCGGTGGAGACCTGCATGTGGCCCCTCTATGAGTTCGAGAACGGGAAGTGGAAGCTCACCGGGGAGACCAAGCGCATCGCCGAGGGGACCAAGGAGAAGCGTCCCATACAGGATTGGATCAAGTCCCAGGGACGGTTCAAGCATCTCCTCGATCCCCAGTGGAAAACTGTGGCCGACACGGTCCAGGAGAACGTCGACAAGAAGTGGGAAGAGCTGATGAAGCTGTCCAAACAGTGA
- a CDS encoding Lrp/AsnC family transcriptional regulator has translation MLDELDKRIIEELCISSQGSYRQIAKRLGVHPTTLIQRVKSLEDRGIVKGYRANVDYLKLGYEFMALVHIYTEGDILDVQAKIKAMDNVLAIFDVTGECDSIAWVACKNRDQFSDLIKRMLTIHGIKKTNTYVVLNMIKDPYQFIPDLNIAEEAVNE, from the coding sequence ATGCTTGATGAGCTCGATAAGCGAATAATTGAAGAGCTTTGCATATCCAGTCAAGGCTCGTACCGGCAAATAGCGAAGAGGTTGGGCGTACACCCCACGACCCTTATCCAAAGGGTCAAGAGCCTGGAGGACAGGGGCATAGTAAAAGGTTACCGGGCCAATGTGGACTATCTCAAGCTGGGCTATGAGTTCATGGCTCTGGTCCACATATACACCGAGGGCGACATATTGGACGTGCAAGCCAAGATCAAGGCCATGGACAACGTCCTGGCCATCTTCGATGTGACCGGCGAGTGCGATTCTATCGCCTGGGTGGCCTGCAAGAACCGTGACCAGTTCTCCGATCTCATAAAAAGAATGCTTACCATCCACGGCATCAAGAAGACCAACACCTACGTTGTCCTAAACATGATCAAGGACCCTTACCAGTTCATACCCGACCTCAATATCGCCGAGGAGGCTGTAAATGAGTGA
- a CDS encoding epoxyqueuosine reductase, whose product MTSNSTKEATQGLQEQMGQIALSGGAFRFGCADIRSLHDLQVGDPSTLDYPSAVSFAVEIPPAAAMASLTSPSEEMREAYKQCNKKLKQIGAQIVESLTAAGFQARFVDPAERIVPEKLLGPISHKAVAYLSGIGWIGKNGLLITEEHGPRFRMGTVLTNISIVENPAPLECQCGECTLCIDECPTKSLRGPPEYQYHPMDREEVIDWAKCGRYEKALIGDGSRPEKACGRCISVCPKSKLS is encoded by the coding sequence ATGACCTCAAATTCCACGAAGGAGGCCACCCAAGGCCTCCAGGAGCAGATGGGCCAGATAGCGCTCTCGGGCGGAGCGTTCAGGTTCGGTTGTGCGGACATACGATCCCTTCATGATCTGCAGGTCGGCGACCCTTCGACACTTGACTACCCTAGCGCGGTCTCCTTCGCCGTGGAGATCCCCCCCGCCGCCGCCATGGCCTCCTTGACGTCTCCCAGCGAGGAGATGAGGGAGGCGTACAAGCAATGCAACAAGAAGCTGAAGCAGATCGGCGCACAGATAGTGGAATCGCTGACGGCGGCAGGATTCCAGGCACGTTTCGTGGACCCGGCCGAAAGGATCGTCCCAGAGAAATTATTGGGCCCCATATCGCACAAGGCCGTGGCATATCTTTCCGGGATCGGCTGGATCGGGAAGAACGGTCTCCTCATAACAGAAGAGCACGGTCCCCGCTTCAGGATGGGCACGGTCCTGACCAACATTTCCATCGTGGAGAACCCTGCACCGCTGGAATGCCAATGCGGGGAGTGCACCCTGTGCATCGACGAATGCCCCACCAAGTCTCTGAGGGGACCTCCGGAGTACCAGTATCACCCTATGGACAGGGAGGAGGTCATCGACTGGGCAAAATGCGGCAGGTATGAGAAGGCACTGATAGGTGACGGTTCCCGCCCGGAGAAGGCGTGTGGCCGATGCATCTCGGTGTGCCCCAAGTCCAAACTGAGCTAG
- the porA gene encoding pyruvate ferredoxin oxidoreductase: protein MKRLAVNGDQAVALSWKQINPDVCASYPITPQTIIVEAFSEYVADGAVDTEYVCSESEHSSMSICIGASAAGGRTVTATASAGLAFMWEMLYIAASMRLPVVMTVANRALSGPINIHCDHSDAMGARDSGWVQLFAENVQEAYDNSIMSFRIAEHMDVRLPVMNCLDGFIVTHAIESLTPMSDEQVKNFVGEFKAVHPLLNTKDPHAFGPFDMPEYYYEHKYQQAMAMNNVLPVIKEVSEEFEKITGRHYDFIETYRTEDADYVAIAMGSTAGTMKAVVDDLRKEGHKVGCIKLRVFRPFPYQDVAKATEGKKAVAVMDRAISFGASGPLFADVRAAEFENRIHPRTVNYVYGLGGRDVGVEDLKIVFKQLESGSAKTINYLGVKQ from the coding sequence ATGAAAAGATTGGCAGTCAACGGTGACCAGGCGGTCGCCCTATCATGGAAGCAAATAAACCCGGATGTCTGCGCATCCTATCCCATCACTCCACAGACCATAATTGTGGAGGCGTTCTCCGAATATGTCGCCGACGGAGCGGTCGACACCGAGTACGTGTGCTCGGAATCGGAGCACAGCTCCATGAGCATCTGCATAGGTGCCAGCGCCGCGGGCGGGAGAACGGTCACAGCTACCGCATCAGCAGGCCTGGCATTCATGTGGGAGATGCTGTACATCGCTGCCTCCATGCGCCTTCCGGTGGTCATGACGGTGGCCAACCGGGCACTGTCCGGACCTATCAACATCCACTGCGATCACTCCGACGCCATGGGCGCAAGGGACAGCGGATGGGTGCAACTGTTCGCCGAGAACGTCCAGGAGGCCTATGACAACTCCATAATGTCCTTCCGGATCGCCGAGCACATGGATGTCCGCCTGCCGGTCATGAACTGCCTGGATGGGTTCATCGTCACCCACGCCATCGAGTCCCTGACTCCCATGTCCGATGAGCAGGTCAAGAATTTTGTCGGTGAGTTCAAGGCGGTCCATCCTCTCCTCAACACCAAGGATCCGCATGCCTTCGGTCCCTTCGACATGCCTGAGTACTACTACGAGCACAAGTACCAGCAGGCCATGGCAATGAACAATGTCCTCCCGGTGATCAAAGAGGTCTCTGAGGAGTTCGAAAAGATCACGGGCCGTCATTATGACTTCATCGAGACCTACCGGACCGAGGACGCCGATTACGTGGCCATTGCCATGGGCTCCACCGCCGGCACCATGAAGGCAGTGGTGGACGACCTGAGGAAGGAAGGCCACAAGGTCGGTTGCATCAAGCTACGGGTCTTTCGTCCGTTCCCTTACCAGGACGTGGCCAAGGCCACCGAGGGCAAGAAGGCCGTGGCGGTCATGGACCGGGCCATCAGCTTCGGTGCCAGCGGCCCCCTGTTCGCCGATGTGCGCGCTGCGGAGTTCGAGAACCGCATCCACCCCCGCACCGTGAACTATGTCTACGGCCTCGGCGGGCGCGATGTCGGTGTCGAGGACCTTAAGATCGTGTTCAAGCAACTGGAGTCTGGAAGTGCCAAGACCATCAACTACCTGGGGGTGAAGCAATGA
- a CDS encoding glutamine synthetase — protein sequence MAANHDYSKEDIIRIVKDREIKFIEMQFSDILGTIKTVAIPSSNLEKALDEGVFIDGSSILGYATIEESDMRATPILSSFQIYPWTCNGRLKTARLFCQIFDHSGNRFKGDPRWVLEKMVDKAKEKGYICNLGPEFEFFLFNVDAQGNPMAAPSDSAGYFDLMALDKGEIVRKETMLNLDEMGFDTEASHHEVAPGQHEVDMRYNDALTVADRLMTFKLAVKTIALQHGQFASFMPKPLYGQNGSGMHVHQSLALTNGKNAFDDPDGAFGLSDNALKYLGGLLHHAKEICAILNSNVNSFKRLVPGYEAPCYISWANMNRSALIRVPAGRGPKTRMEMRNPDPAGNPYLQFAVMIAAGLDGIENDIMPPEPVEKDIYSMDKSERANNGIDSLPESLGAALEVMSQSDLVRRTLGEHAFNHYLKIKGDEWDNYRTHVTDWELQRYLHVL from the coding sequence ATGGCAGCCAACCATGATTATTCAAAAGAGGATATTATCAGAATCGTCAAAGACAGAGAGATCAAGTTCATAGAGATGCAATTCTCTGACATACTTGGCACTATCAAGACCGTTGCCATTCCTTCCTCAAACCTTGAGAAGGCCCTCGATGAAGGGGTCTTCATAGATGGTTCCTCAATCCTAGGCTACGCCACCATAGAGGAATCAGACATGAGGGCCACCCCCATCCTCTCATCCTTCCAGATATATCCCTGGACCTGCAACGGGCGTCTGAAGACCGCCCGCCTGTTCTGCCAGATCTTCGATCACTCTGGCAACAGGTTCAAGGGCGATCCCCGCTGGGTGCTGGAAAAGATGGTCGATAAGGCCAAAGAGAAGGGTTACATATGCAACCTTGGCCCTGAGTTCGAGTTCTTCCTGTTCAACGTGGACGCTCAGGGCAACCCCATGGCAGCACCTTCAGATTCCGCCGGTTACTTCGATCTCATGGCCTTAGACAAGGGGGAGATCGTCAGGAAGGAGACCATGCTTAACCTTGATGAGATGGGCTTTGACACCGAGGCCTCCCATCACGAGGTCGCCCCCGGCCAGCACGAAGTGGATATGAGGTACAACGACGCTCTCACGGTCGCCGACCGCCTGATGACGTTCAAGCTGGCGGTCAAGACCATAGCTCTCCAGCATGGTCAGTTCGCGAGCTTCATGCCCAAGCCCCTGTATGGCCAGAACGGCTCGGGTATGCACGTCCACCAGAGCCTGGCACTGACCAACGGCAAGAACGCCTTCGACGACCCCGATGGCGCGTTCGGCCTAAGCGATAACGCCCTCAAGTACCTTGGTGGTCTCCTCCACCACGCAAAAGAAATCTGCGCCATACTCAACTCCAACGTCAACTCCTTCAAACGCCTGGTGCCTGGCTATGAGGCTCCGTGCTACATATCCTGGGCCAACATGAACCGGTCTGCGCTCATCAGGGTCCCTGCAGGTAGGGGCCCCAAGACTAGGATGGAGATGCGTAACCCTGACCCGGCTGGCAATCCCTACCTACAGTTCGCTGTGATGATCGCGGCCGGCCTGGACGGTATAGAGAACGATATCATGCCGCCCGAGCCCGTGGAGAAGGACATCTACAGCATGGACAAGAGCGAGAGGGCCAACAATGGTATCGACTCGCTGCCCGAGAGCCTTGGGGCTGCTCTGGAAGTGATGTCCCAGAGCGATCTGGTCCGGAGAACTCTCGGCGAGCATGCCTTCAACCACTACCTCAAGATCAAGGGGGACGAATGGGACAACTATAGGACCCATGTCACAGACTGGGAACTCCAGAGGTACCTCCACGTCCTCTGA
- a CDS encoding 4Fe-4S binding protein, protein MPAKISVIMKPGTAKEYETGSWRSMRPVIDKDKCINCMLCWMYCPDNSVLVEKGEMKGFRYSHCKGCGICANQCPKKAITMVEEGKE, encoded by the coding sequence ATGCCTGCGAAGATTTCCGTGATCATGAAGCCCGGCACTGCCAAGGAATATGAGACCGGCTCGTGGAGGTCCATGCGCCCTGTGATCGACAAGGACAAGTGCATCAACTGTATGCTATGCTGGATGTACTGTCCGGACAACTCCGTCCTGGTCGAGAAAGGGGAGATGAAGGGGTTCAGGTACTCGCACTGCAAGGGCTGCGGCATATGCGCCAACCAGTGTCCCAAGAAAGCTATTACCATGGTCGAGGAGGGAAAGGAATGA